Within the Pseudoxanthomonas sp. Root65 genome, the region CGTGCGCTACGGCTGGTCCGACAACCCGGCCGCCGCCGACCTGGTCAACACCGACGGGCTGCCCGCGTCGCCGTTCCGCAGCGACAACTGGTGAGCCGGATCGCGGCAGGATTCAGAGGGGATTTAGCCAGCGCGTGATGCGGCGCGGATCCTCACGAATTCGTTCCGGGAATCTAATGGGTGCTTAACTTCGGGCTAATTGAGCCTTAATCCAGCGCTTCCAGCATGCCCGCCATGCACTGGATCCGCTCCCACATCGCCCTCGCGCCGCTGCCCGGCCGGTTCGTCAGCGTCCACCTGCTCGACCGGGACGATCCCGGTCGCGGCGAGGTGGAAGCCTTCATCGCCCGCGTCTACCACGACCGCTACGGCGCGACGCTGCGGACGTTCTTCCCGCACCTGCTCGCCTACCGCGACAGCGATGGCCGTCTCGCCGCCGCGGTCGGCATCCGCGCCGGCGGCGAGGGGCCGCTGTTCGTCGAACATTACCTGGACGCGCCGGTGGAACAGGCCATGGCGCAGCGCCACGTCGCCCGGGTGGACCGGCAGCGCGTGGTCGAGGTCGGCAACTTTGCTGCCACGTCGCCGGGCATCGCCCGCGAACTGATCCTGCAGCTCGCGCTGACCCTGCAGTCGGCCGGCATGGACTGGGTGTTGCTGGTGGCCACGCAGCAGCTGCGCAACGCCTTCGAGCGCCTGCGCCTGCCGATGGTGGAGCTGGCCGAAGCGCGCGCCGAGCGGCTGGGCGACAGCGGCGGCGACTGGGGCCGCTATTACGCCTCTCGGCCGCGGCTGATCTGCGGCAACCTCGCCGATGGCGTCGCCTACCTGCGTGGTACGCAGCGGCCGCCGGCCTGCGTGGGCCTGGATCTCTGCCTGGCGGGCACGCCATGACGCGGCCGATGGATATCGTGCTGCGCAGCGCCGGTGATCGCGCCGTGCCGCGCGTGATCACGGCGCAGGGTGCGCTGGACGATCGCGCACTGGCGGCGCGGATCGACGCGCTGGTCATGTGGCTGGCCAAGACCGGCATGCGCCGCGTCGCCAGCCGTCTGGACAACGGGCCGTCCTGGTTCGTGCTGGACCTGGCGCTGCGCGAGGTCGGCGGCGTGCACGTGCCGCTGCCGATGTTCTTCTCCGAGGCGCAGATGCGGCACGCACTGGCCAACAGCGGCGCGCAATGCGTGGTCACCGCGCGCGAGGACGCCATGCCGCCGGGTGCGGAAGCGCTGACCGGATTCGTCGACGGCGAACGCCTGGCCTGCTGGCGTACGCCGGCCGACGGGTCATCGGCGGCCCCCCTGCCGGCGCGCACGGCGTGCATCACCTACACCTCCGGCACCACCGGCCGGCCGCGCGGCGTGTGCCTGGACGCGGACACCCTGTTCACCGTCGCGGCCTCGCTGGTGGATGCCGCTGCGATCATCGCGCCGCGCCGCCACCTGTGCCTGATGCCGCTGGCGACGCTGCTGGAAAACGTGGCCGGCCTGTACGCCACGCTGCTGGCCGACGCCGAGATCGCGCTGCCGTCCTTGACGGAGATCGGCTACACCGGCGCCACCGGCCTGGACGTGCCCACGCTGCTGCGCTGCCTGCACCGCTACCAGCCGGAGAGCGTGATCCTGGTGCCGCAGCTGTTGCTGGCGCTGGTGATGGCGGCCGAGCAGGGCGCGCCGTTGCCGGCGTCGCTGCGCTATATCGCGGTCGGCGGTGGCCGCGTCGGGCCTGGCCTGCTGAAGCGCGCCCGCGCGCTCGGCATGCCGGTGTTCGAAGGCTATGGCCTG harbors:
- a CDS encoding thermostable hemolysin, translated to MHWIRSHIALAPLPGRFVSVHLLDRDDPGRGEVEAFIARVYHDRYGATLRTFFPHLLAYRDSDGRLAAAVGIRAGGEGPLFVEHYLDAPVEQAMAQRHVARVDRQRVVEVGNFAATSPGIARELILQLALTLQSAGMDWVLLVATQQLRNAFERLRLPMVELAEARAERLGDSGGDWGRYYASRPRLICGNLADGVAYLRGTQRPPACVGLDLCLAGTP
- a CDS encoding AMP-binding protein, encoding MTRPMDIVLRSAGDRAVPRVITAQGALDDRALAARIDALVMWLAKTGMRRVASRLDNGPSWFVLDLALREVGGVHVPLPMFFSEAQMRHALANSGAQCVVTAREDAMPPGAEALTGFVDGERLACWRTPADGSSAAPLPARTACITYTSGTTGRPRGVCLDADTLFTVAASLVDAAAIIAPRRHLCLMPLATLLENVAGLYATLLADAEIALPSLTEIGYTGATGLDVPTLLRCLHRYQPESVILVPQLLLALVMAAEQGAPLPASLRYIAVGGGRVGPGLLKRARALGMPVFEGYGLTECGSVVCLNRPDALRDGSVGRPLPHARVSLIDGELCVDGARALGYLGGESLPDGPVRTGDLGHRDDDGFIHITGRRKNVFITAFGRNVSPEWVESELLAHPAIGQAVVWGEGQADNVAVLVPRRADLDDTRLRRALAEVNAGLPDYARVARFVRAAAPFTADAGLLTANGRPRRDAILSRYQADVDACYQRPPNALPAGVPA